GACGGACGGGCGTGACACTGATATTACTACTTTTCAGAACGACTTTCCCATTCGTTACGTTGGCTTTTGCGTTTCACTCGTCTTATTTATCGCTGTTTCTTACTACAATTATCGTCTTGACGATTTGAAAATCGAGATAATTGCCAAGTCAAAGAAGTACAGGCGAATCAAAAGGGcgagaaaatatttctaaccCACGAACGAACAcgagcgagcgagcgaaaCGTACTTGCCAGTGGAACGAGGAACGCTCGACTGCGGTTACAAATTTGTAACGTTTGTTCTACTTTGGGAGTCCGTGAAACTAGAGGTGAAATGTATCACGCACGCGCCGAatctttcctttattttcgcCTTAGCTTCGAAAATGTAACACGTCGTATTATTAATAACGATCGACCCGACATACATGAGACATACACACTTGTACACACGAAcgaacagaaaaaaaaaaatgaagcaaaataagaaaaaatccAAGCAAGCTCTGTAGACGATAATGGCGATAACACGAACCGTAGTTAATCCCGTATCCGCGATTTACGACTAGTTTACAGGATGTGTAACGCGTTACGGCGTTAATGCCGCGAACAGGCCTTACGACAGCGGAAGGGACACGGTCGAGATCTACGAAACGGAAACCAACAGAGAACACGAACGTATTATTATTCCTCGACGTGTGTTTTTCCCTTTTATCTGCTGCGGTAACGGCCGATCGTACGAAAATAATCTATAGATGACATCCTAATTTACAGGAAAACTATTAGTCGAACAATAGAACCGCACATTTCTTCGGAACCCGATTATTTAATCGTATACACGTACACTCGGCCATTGGGCCAATATCCGAGACACGCGTTTATCAACACACGCGCACCCAACCGCTTCGCGTACGCGCCCCGTGCTATTATAAACATACACGACACTGTACATCACACAATGTTACAGATACACTTAAACATTCAGGGAAAAGGAGCGTGTAGCATAGAGAGATAAAGggtaaaataaaagagaacCGTTAGGATGGAAAGAAAAGTGAGAGAAAATTTGAACGAAAAGAACACGAGTGTGAAAAAAGAATGTAAATGAAAGAGCGAGAGAAGGAGGGAAAGAGAAAACGAGAAGAAGACACCTTCTTGAAACAAGTAGGGTAAGATGGTATTAGAGTACgcagaataaattataaatattattgaaataattaatagaaaatcaCACAATGTCATTTGCGTACTCTGTTATGAAGGTTACGGACATTAAGAATAAGATTCATAACTGATGAACATTAATacttattttcaaattattacgTCGCATCAGAACGTAAATATACTTCGCAAATGTcaaaaataaacaacaaaatGCATGAAAAACTTCAAACTTACCTGGCTTTACCACTTCTAAacactttttaattcttttttcgttCAAACACTTGCACTGTACGCCGGTAAAGATGTGACTGAACTTAGCTTCGATACATAAACTATTTCACTGTCAACTTCAGAGCGTACTCTTACGCCAGCTTACCCTACGCTAAAGGAGAACACACACATAGTACGTTACGCGACAGAGAGAGACAAGCACAACCGCGCGTTTACTGTAAATAGAGAGAATGCAACCATTATTATTCGGCAAAGTTCATCTTGTGTTATCGTAacttgtaatatatttatttgtcCGGTCGTCAACAGATATATTTCTATAGTTTAACTAAGATTCAAAAGCCTCtgttttcatttgaatttgCCGCTATCGCGCTCCGAGCGAGAGATTGGTCGACGCAACGAGAAGGAAAAACAGATTCTCCTTGGTAGAATAACCATTTTTGAAAAGCGCTTAAAAAACAAAGTTCAGCTTCCGACTAATGCCTCGGCGATAATTTAacagtgaaataaaaatgaacgaTAACCCGCGTTCGCACGATCGCATCCTATCGTCTTACCTCGAAATTTAGGGTGTCTTTGAGTCGTTATGATTCTATTTGCACACCACCTCTGTATATCGTATTTCAGCCTCGATCGCGTTTTCTTGCGAACGCGGAACGTCCAATCTGTCTTCGTTTCTGTTTCAAATATTTCGATCAATTCGTTTGAAATCATCGCGACTTATAGAAAGACGCCCGCTGTCCGCGAACGGCGGCAAGCGCAAGTTTCTCTGCAGAAGGCTATAGTTTCTAgctactattattattattattatgattattattatcgttattattatttctatttacgTTCAACaaagtatttcttttttagtaGATAGTCGAATTGATTAAACTGACACCCCCATACGAATAGTTGCGCGCGTGTCTTTTTACAGGAGACGCTTGAAATATGTGTATGTACCCGTGACGAACCGCAAAACGATgtttcttttcgttttcttcCGAGCACCTCGTATATTGAGGCTTTGGAAACAAGTTTACTTTAGTCACGGATACAAGCAGAACCTGTCACCCATTACGAATtcctctttttatttattactgaTTAGCATGTAAGATGACGTTCTACTGACATATgctataattataaatacacCCTATATATAGTGGAGTAAGCGTTACATtacctacctacctatctacctaccacctacctacctacctacctacctactacctacctacctacctacctatctacctacctacctacctatcCGTGCTTGACGGGTGAAACAAACAGATGAATCACGCAATCATACATTTAAGTTGCTATTTGGCACGTATACCTAAGTAATATACTAACATAAACAGTATGCAATAATAAATATGAGAAATTAAACATGATGTTGTTCACTGAATTATACAACATACCTCTTCCTGCGTACTTTATCTTTTAATGCACGCAACATTTCAATTGTCATTCTCAATAGAAGCATCAGAATACATTTCTGTTTAATTAAAGAATAGAGGATCGAGtaaatttttttaagaaaatcgTTTTTCTTGGAAATAGTTTTTATTTACACTCACGATAAATAAGCTGACCAATTTCGCATGGTAAACGTAACATTAAAAATCTGTATATGATTAGTAAAGATCCTGTAATCAAGGTAATAACAAAAATGGAGAAGGACATGGAAAAATAGTCACAAGCGGTAAAGTTCAAGAATCTCCTTATAAATTGAAGACGTATTCTTGTTGGTTTCCTTTTATACTTTCCCTGTAAAATTCGTCAAATATTTTGTTGACAACttttacaaatgaaattataccTTCTCGACAGACGGTATTATATTCCTATTAACGTCTTGTTGTACCGCAGGTTGCACAGGCTGCAAGTTTAATTGATTTGGATCGTTGAGTGGCGGTACTACATTATTTTGAACGTTTTGCGGTACTTGATTCACTGTATTATGCTGTTGTTGGAAATTTGACGCTTGAGGTTGATGCGGTTGAACGGGAATTTGCTGTTGTTGAACCGAAGCTTGATTTTGTTGAACAGGAACCTGTCCTTCCATCTGCTGATATTGTTGGTTCACTGGTATTTGCCCATGAaattgttgctgttgttgctgatgttgttgttgctgttgttgttgttgctgctgttgctgaGGAATTTGATCATGAATTGGTTGTACCGGTGCATGGTTAGGGTAATGATGCTGAGTTACTATGTTTCCTTGTTGTTGATAATACTGTGGTGGATGGTTTTGAAACTGTTGTTGCGGAAGATTTTGCTGACTCGGACCTCTTACATCTACTTGGGGGGGAACTACCCCATGAGCTGGTACGTGTCCATATTGTGGAGGaaactataaaatatttaaaaattttctaatttgatCAGGATCTACGCAGCAAGTAATTTAGCGATGTTTCAAACTTTTTTGTACTGCATTATATCATCCATTATCTgttctttttaaattgataaatGTGATTTTATATACCGATGAAGGATAATTTAAGATGTTAGGATTACTTACCGGCTCTTGCTGCACAGGTATATTACCTGGGTGCTCTGGTAGCTAATGACAGCAACAAAAAGTGCACAAGCTAATTATTACCAATTACAATAACACTACAAATAACTTGTTTTTATACAAttaggaaaaaggaaataaagtAAATGACTAATAAAATTACTAATGATTAATGACATAACATAGTCAACATATTCAAATAAGTTATTGCAAACAGCATATTTCGGACATACGATTACTTTACGCaaactgtattttatttacagtTACTTTTAAACTTAAAAATCATTAGTTTATACATGCTACTAGCTAAACGTGTGTGTTAAAGCACAAAATGAATGTACggaatgataaaataatatacgCAATCGATGCAATAAACAATAATACTTATCAAAACTAATCTTCGTTACGagttttattttgtttatgtACTTACCATCCCTTGACGAATCATTTCCTCTTGCTTATGCCTTCGAAAAGCTTCAAATTCTTCTTCGTTATAAACCTGTTGTTCATCTAATCCTACCCAACCTTCGTCTTGTTGAAAATCTGGTTTCTTTGTTTGTTCCAGAAACTCCTCGTAACTGAGACGATAACATAACAAAAgtaaaagttgttcaaaatacATAAAAGTTTCAAACACATACCTAATGAGCCCATCTTTATTCAGATCAGCTTCGTTAAATACATGTTCCCTCATTCTTTCCATTTCTTCGGCGCGCTTTAATAAATCGGCTTGGGGTGTTCCTTTATCATAAAGTTTATCCAATTCTTGCAAAAATAAAGCTTTAACTTCATCCTGATCCCACACTCCATTACCATCAACGTCTGAAATATTTACGTGAACAtaccatttaaaattatattcgataattaatatagAAGCTATATTACCGTGATAGAAAAAGAATGTTTTAGGATTAAACTCCTCTGTGGCCATCTGATCTTGTTTCTCCCATACTTCTTCTAATTGATGTTTGCTACCTGGATGATTCAcctataaaaaaaatgatgtactaaacaaaaggaaaatatgaacggaatatattatataacttACACTTTCGTGGTGTTTTTGTTTCTCTTTCATGGCTTGTAATTCTTgttcatatttttttctttctacttcAGTCATATCTGTAATAATACGAAAGTTAAAAAACGATTCTATCATTATAAGTAAAGAAAAGTTATGTATTTAAGTTATAATATtacgtttcaatttttcctcttcttcatattttctttccatttcaTGCTGTTTGAACTCTTCACGTCTTTTTCTATCTGCTTTTGCTAAATCCTCTGTAGTCTGTATCAAAGCATAATTAATGTATCTATTTTGTAACTATACGCACcaacactaatttcaataatttaattccATGCCAGTCTGCTATTACCTTAGCAATTAATTTCTTAAGATCTTGTATTTCAAATGTATGAGTATTTTTAAGGTCTAAATGTTCAGTATCTATACCATTCTTCAGTTCATTCTGTTTTGTTGCAAGGTGTCTTAATCTTTCTaattcttctctttttatctCGTCCAATCTTGTTCTAATATTGTGACTTACAAATTGTAATTGATCAGCTATTTTCCCTGTCTAGTTAGAAAAAGATTTTTAGATACACGATAATTCATAATctgtttcttatatttaactttgaaacatcattttttcAACTTACACGTATATCTGCTTCATCTGCTTCCTGTAATTTTGTACGGAAGTCAGGATCACTTTCCAATACTTGAACTACTTCTGTCAAGTACCTACGATATTCCATAACATCTTCCTATATAAGAAACATTTACCATCAGTCTAGTTAATATCGATATGTTCCTCAATGAATACATACCATTTCTTCCACATCTTCAactttattttcattgatGTGCTCTCCATCTTTGCTTTTTTGATTAACAGGCGGTGCAACTGATAATTGCACTATGACAGCTGTTAGAAGAAATAATAGGAAGTACTTCATATTCCTACAACAGAAAACACACAATatttaagaataattttttcaaaatttttgtttaaaaatatgttGTTAATCTACCGCGTTTTTGTTAGAAATATCAATAGCTAGGCCAACAAACGCGCAACAGATGTTTACAGAGAGAAAGTTATAGCACTGGAATATTTACGCGGAAATTCCGCTGATCTAGCTACACATTCAAAGAATTCGATCGAATACGTGTCAATGATTACGATAGCTAACCAATCAAAGAATCGAAATTATGCTATATATATAGATAATATTGCTTATCAATTATCTACGATATCATAGTTGTCATAACGTGTAATGCTTCATGGATGGAAATACGGAAAATtctagaaaaataaaagatgcAGAATGTTGAAATACTTGAACCTGAACTGTCTAAATGAGGTCACGTATAAAAAAGTATAGAtacaaagaatttttaatatcgtgGTTTACTGTTACTTTGATTGTTTCGGTGAAAGTAAGTacaaatgtataaatttaCACCAAATACAATAGGAGATTCTCACTTAAAATCTAACAAATGAAAAGGTGTAGACCTTCGTACACCAGTATACAAAATAATCAACCGTAAAATTgaagtatatatataaaaattaagagAGAAAAAGGCAGATGCGATGAAATGATCAATAATGATATattctaatgaaaaataaatcagaCCACAGTAATACATACGTGGTTAAATGTTTGTTTCCAAAATAGATAATGACGTATGTTTGAGTAATAGAATTGTCACTAATAGGAGGAAGATACACAGGAGTTCGCCACTTGACGCAACTCTACAATTACCGATAAATCTAGAATAGTATTAAATGACGTATAAGTCCACGTATAAATAAGATACGCAATATTACTAATCATCGGTACTGGTTAGTACTATTTGGTACTGATTTATTCACAATTTAAAATACGACAATATTTCATACATGTGCAATTCGTGTCGGTGGCTACAGATACAGAAAGACTGGAATGCCTTTGTTCTCGAGAGGTTATGATTTTCGGGATCCCAGACACCCCCAGGTGAAGTTAGGTCAATCTGTAGAGAGCACAGCCGATTCTACTTTTTTAGACATTAGTCAAAATCAGCACAAAAccgaaaaataattgtttaacaaatttatattttaaaaggACCGCCATAAGTGaaagattttttaaattcgatCCTAGTCCCATCGATACAAAAACGTCGGAAACTACTCAGCAACTTACCGATTGGTTTTCCGATAACGAGGGAACACTGGCACCACCTATAGGAAGGTAACGGAAGTTACCGAAATTTAAAACGACGCGTTTTTTAATgggagaagaaagaaacacaAGAGAAAATcagaaaaga
This region of Osmia bicornis bicornis chromosome 5, iOsmBic2.1, whole genome shotgun sequence genomic DNA includes:
- the LOC114878164 gene encoding nucleobindin-2: MTTMISNMKYFLLFLLTAVIVQLSVAPPVNQKSKDGEHINENKVEDVEEMEDVMEYRRYLTEVVQVLESDPDFRTKLQEADEADIRTGKIADQLQFVSHNIRTRLDEIKREELERLRHLATKQNELKNGIDTEHLDLKNTHTFEIQDLKKLIAKTTEDLAKADRKRREEFKQHEMERKYEEEEKLKHMTEVERKKYEQELQAMKEKQKHHESVNHPGSKHQLEEVWEKQDQMATEEFNPKTFFFYHDVDGNGVWDQDEVKALFLQELDKLYDKGTPQADLLKRAEEMERMREHVFNEADLNKDGLISYEEFLEQTKKPDFQQDEGWVGLDEQQVYNEEEFEAFRRHKQEEMIRQGMLPEHPGNIPVQQEPFPPQYGHVPAHGVVPPQVDVRGPSQQNLPQQQFQNHPPQYYQQQGNIVTQHHYPNHAPVQPIHDQIPQQQQQQQQQQQQHQQQQQQFHGQIPVNQQYQQMEGQVPVQQNQASVQQQQIPVQPHQPQASNFQQQHNTVNQVPQNVQNNVVPPLNDPNQLNLQPVQPAVQQDVNRNIIPSVEKV